ACAAACGTTTCTTCAATGGCCGCAGCCTCTGGGGTATGGGTGCCAATGACGGCGCTCACCCCGTCATATAAAAATGCCAGCCGTTCTGCCATGGGTGCCTTGGCATTGGGCTGCACCACCCCGTTGGCAACATGGGTCAGCTTGCCATCGACAACATCAATAACCCCCCACCCGGTAAACCGAAGGCCGGGGTCAAGGCCGATCAGCCGCATAATCGCCGCACACACAAGGGGTGCATGGAAACATGGGCAGATTTAACCACCAAGCTGTTCCATGATCTCATCGGAAACCTCCAGGTTCGACGCAACCGACTGCACATCGTCATTGTCTTCCAGCACCTCAATCAGGGTCATCAGGGTCTGGGCCTTTTCCACGTTCACTTCTACCGTGTTCTGAGGCTTCCACGTCAGGCCGGCGCTCAATGCGGCGCCGAACTTGGCTTCCAGTGCTTCGGATACAATGGCAAAATCTTCGACTGCGGTAATAATTTCGTGGCCCTCATCGCCTGATTCCACGTCTTGGGCACCGGCTTCAAGGGCCGCTTCGAACACCGTATCGACATCGCCCACATCGGCGCCGTAATTGATGGCCCCAACACGGGAAAACTGGAAGGCAACGGAACCGGTTTCACCCATGTTGCCGCCGTGTTTGCTAAAGGCCGTGCGTACCTCTGCCGCCGTTCGATTGCGATTTTCGGTCAGGGTCTTAACAATCAATGCCACCCCACCCGGGCCATAGCCTTCATAGGTGATTTCATCATAGACAACGCCGTCTTCACCACCTGAACCGCGCTTGATGGCACGTTCAATGTTGTCTTTGGGCATGTTCGCAGCCTTGGCCACCACAATGGCGGACCTGAGCGCCGCATTGAACTCAGGGTCCGGTCCGGCACGGGCGGCAACGGTCAATTCCCGACCTATTTTGGTGAAAACCTTGGCGCGCTTCGCATCTTGGGCGCCCTTGCGATACATAATGTTTTTAAATTTGGAATGGCCAGCCATGGGAACAATATCTAGGTTGTTGAGAATCTAGGTTATGGGATCAATTTGCGGTTTCTATACCACATCTTGTAGATGATGCCACCAAAGGTGTCCAAGAGCCAGCTTTAAGGGCCAAAAGCCTAACTTAAATCTGGTTCGACCTGAGAAAGCTTGCCACCAAGACGCACCGGTTCCACCCGGGTGGCAAGGCCTGTTACATCATCGGTTTCAACATAAACCCCGCACATCGTGCCAGCCCCCAATGCTGGCGACAGTCGATCCCGCCTGAGACGCGTCACAAACCGGGCGATGGCCTCTTCCTTTTCCATGCCGATGACCGAATCGTAATCACCACACATGCCCGCATCGGTCTGATAGGCCGTGCCGTTTGGCAAAATCCGGCTATCGGCTGTTGGCACATGGGAATGGCTGCCCACCGCCATCGAAACCCGACCATCCGCGACCAACCCCATGGCCACTTTTTCACTGGTCGCTTCGCCGTGAATATCAAGGATGATGGCATCGACGCTTTTGCCCAGTTCATGGCTGGCCAGTGCATCTTCAAGGGCACGAAACGGATCGTCCAGCGCCTCCATGAACAAGCGCAGCATGACCTGAATAATCAGAACCTCTTTTCCGTCTGCGGTTTTGACAACCGTGGCCCCACGGCCAGGCGTGCCCGGCGGATAATTGGCAGGTCTTAGAATCCGCCCATCGGAATCCATGAACCCCATGATTTCCCGCTGATCGAAGGCGTGGTTTCCCGTGGTAATGACATCAACCCCGGCATCGAAGAATTCATCACAAATTTTTCTGGTAATCCCGAACCCTGACGCCGAATTTTCGCCATTGACCACGACAAAATCCAACCCCAGACGCTTGCGCAATTGGGGCACATGATCAACCACTACCCGGCGGCCAGATCGACCGACGATATCCCCACAATAAAGAAATTTCACTAGACGCTGTCTCCTTGTGCGCGCGTTTGTTTGGAACCACTCAGGGCGCGACTGCCCGTTTCAGTGACCACCCAATCCAAAGGTTCATCATGGTCTGCTCTCGGAAGACTGTCCACCTCCTGGGCTGAATAGGCAATGCCGATGGCTTGGCACTTTTTACCCGTATCGCGCTTTGACTTGCGAAGAGCCCCAAGGGTGCGATCATAAAATCCACCGCCATAGCCAAGCCTAGTCCCGGTGGCATCAAACCCCAACAGCGGCACCAAAATGGTGTCAGGGGACACATCACGCCCGGCCCCGTCGGGTTCTAAAATTCCCTTATAGCCAGGGTGCAGTGGATCGCCCGGCTGCCATTCAATAAAGCGCAGCGGCACACCCGTACGCACGACCTTTGGCAAAGCCACAATATGGCCGCGTTCGGCCAAGGCCGTCATCAGAGCCCGCGTATCTGCTTCTTCATCCACCGGCCAGTACCCGGCAATCACCTGATCGGGGCCAAGCGAAAAACGCGCCATAAAATTGGCTGTCAAAATGACCCCCATGCGATCTGCAAAGCGCAAAAATGCCCCCCGGCGCGCATCGCGGGCAATCTGCCTCAGGTGCGCTTTAGAATCAGGGGGGGGATTGGTTCCGGGCACGATGCCTTCTTTAAGGTTGTGACAAAGATGAAAGGGGCGGACGAAAATAGGCGGGGCCACCCGGCCGTTGGTCTGTCTTATTCTCCGAGGCCCTCATGTTAAGGTGGGCACCATATGCCAGAACCAAGGCTCTGGCAGGGACAGCTCCCGAGGACTGTGTTATTGGCCAAGGGAATATAGAGACCTGACAAACGGGGCAGCGCCCGCCCGCGGCTAACTTAGGCGTGTTCGAGGTGCTCGGCAATATCTTCGATGCGCTGGGCCAGAAGGGTAAAGCCATCTGCGGCTTTGGTGTTTGCAGTCTTATCAACACTGGCGGCAGGGTTACCCTCACGCAATTGAGATATTTCGTCATAAGAATCAGATAGTTCGTCGGCAATCAACAGGGCTGCCATGACCAAAAGCCGGCTGTCGCCGACCTGGCCAATGCGCACCGCAAGCTCTGCTACTTTTCTATCCAGAAAATCGCCCAATTCGGCCACGTGCTCTTCTTGGCCATTATCACAGGCAATCTCATAACCCCGCCCGTTGATTTTGACTTCTACATGGGCCATGAACGCTCTCCCTACGCTTTCTCTTCAAGGGTTGACCGAAGCCAATCAATGACCGCATCAAGACGCTCAGATACGCTATCGGTCACCTTGCGCAAATTTTCATAATCGGCGCGCGCACCCAACAGGGCATTATCGACCGCAGAATCTGTAGAATTTGTTTCGTTATTTTCTGACTGGGAACCCACTGCCGCCTCAAGACGGGCAATGGCTTTTTCCATTTGTTCCTGTGCCGCGATCAAGTCGCTCATTGGGCTTCCCTTAAAGAAAAATCGTCTTGTCGGTTACCCCGACAGACATTTGCCCAGAGATTAGGGCTCCAACCCATAGAGCGTCAACCTAAGACACCACAAATTGCGCCTATTTATGCCACAAAGCGTGCAAAAAAAATGCACAGGCATAGAATGGTCCTCCCAGACATTGGCCTGAACCGCTAGAAAGAAAAACTGTGGCCCAACCCGCGACCATCATCGTTCACAACATTGACCATGCCCGCGCAGCCCTGGATGCTGCCCATGAGACAGCCATCCCAATCCGCCTGATGAGTGCGCCAGGCGCGGTGGGATATGCCGGATGTGCCTGGTTCATGGCCATGGTTGGGGCCGCGCGCGCGGAACATCCTGACAATAAGAGCGAAGCCGTGATGGATTGCGGCACCCATCCGGGCCATGCCCTTGGGGCCATCCGTGCCGGGGTTGAGGCCATTCAGGCAAAGCTTCCCGCCAAGACCCGTGAAAAGATCGCTGCCATTGCCAACAAGGCCGGGGTGACCTTTATCGCTGCCCGCAAAGACAGCCATTCACACATACTGGACCTGCTGGATGCCCCCGATCCGCAAAGAACAACCCTTGACTGGCTGCACGCAAAACACACCCGCAAATAAAGAGGCGTAAATCTGTCCCTGCGATTGCAAACTGCCCGGGGCTGGGTTATTTCTGGAACACCCAAAGAAGCCATCAGAGAAGAAAGAAGCAAGGACCATGAAAGTTACCCAACGTGTCAGAAAAATTCTTGGCAACTACGAAAGTGACAGCCCGGGGACCAAAGCAAATCTTGCCCGGATTCTGATGCAAGGTCGCCTTGGCGGCACTGGGAAGCTGGTCATTTTGCCTGTGGATCAAGGTTTTGAACATGGGCCGGCACGGTCCTTTGCCCCCAACCCGGATGCTTACGACCCCCATTATCATTTCAAGCTGGCCATTGATGCGGGCTTGTCTGCTTTTGCCGCCCCCTTGGGCATGATTGAAGCGGGTGCCGATAGTTTTGCTGGTTCCATCCCCACCATCTTGAAGGTAAACAGCTCCAACTCACTTTCGCGCTTCAAAGAGAACCCCGATCAAGCGGTCACCGGCTCTGTCAGTGATGCGCTCCGGCTTGGCTGTTCGGCCATCGGACTGACCATTTACCCAAGCTCTGATGTTGCCTTTGACATGATGGAAGAAGCAAGGGAACTGGCCGAAGAAGCCAAAGCCGTTGGCCTTGCTGTGGTGATGTGGTCCTACCCTCGCGGCGGCGACCTGACCAAACCCGGCGAGACCGCCATCGACATCTGTGCCTATGCCGCACATATGGCAGCCCTTCTGGGTGCCCATATCATCAAGGTCAAACCCCCGACCGAAGCGCTTGAACTGGATGCCGCCAAAAAGGTTTACGAAGACCGGAACATCCCGCGAGCCACCTTAAGCGAACGGGTCGCCCACGTGGTTCAATCCTCCTTTGCCGGACGCAGGCTGGTGGTCTTTTCCGGTGGCGAAGCAAAGGGGCTGGACGGGCTTTACGACGAAGTGCGCGCCATCCGTGATGGCGGTGGCACAGGTTCCATCATCGGCCGCAACACCTTCCAACGCCCCCGCCAAGAAGCCCTGGACATGCTGGACCAAATCGTCGCCATTTATCAGGGCAAGGCATAACGGGCGCTTTTAAAAACGGAGAATGTGATGACATTCCTGACCTGCATAGATCACCTCAACGTTCAGGTCCCCCCTGAAAAGGAAGAAGAAGCGATCACGTTTTATGGCGAGCTTCTGGAACTGAAACGGCTGAAAAAACCCGACAGTCTGGGGCCCAAAGGGGCGCATTTCTGCATTTCAGAAACGCCATGGTATGAATTGCATCTGGGCGTTGCCCGGGGCGTTACCCAGGCCGACGTCAACAAGAATTTGCGCAATCATCTGGGGTTCCAGGTGGACGATCTGGATGCCGCCCGTGAAAAATTCAAGGCCGCCGGCATCGACATCGAAGAAGCCACCGCCGCCTATTCTGAAACCCGCGATTTTCATCAGGAACGGATTTTCATCTTTGATCCCGCTGGCAACCGGCTTGAAATTCTGGAACCAAGGCGCGCATACGACACTGCTGAACACTAAGCTGAACCTGAAATGCCAAACACGAAAACACCCAAAGATTCAGAAACCAGACTTTATCTGATTACCCCTGAACGTCTGGACCCGGACAGTTTTGCCGACACCCTTGCCGCGGCCCTTGATGGCGGGGATGTCGCCTGTGTTCAATTGCGCCTTAAAAACATTGATGATGCAGCCATCATTCATGCGGCCAAAACACTGGCCCCCATTGCCCAATCCCGCGACGTTGCCTTTATCCTGAATGATCGTGCCGATCTTGCTGCCCAAACGGGTTGCGATGGGGTTCATATCGGCCAAAGTGATGGCAGCTATAAAGATGCCCGCGCGCTCATGGGCGATGATGCCATCATCGGCGTGACCTGCCATGATTCACGCCATCTGGCCATGACGGCGGCCGAACAAGGCGCTGATTATGTTGCCTTTGGGGCCTTTTACCCCACCACATCCAAGGAAACCACCACCCACCCGGAACCAGACCTTCTGGCATGGTGGACGGAAATGATGGAAGTGCCCTGTGTCGCCATTGGTGGCATCACAGCGGATAACTGCGCACCCCTGATCCAGGCGGGTGCTGATTTCATCGCTGTGTTGAGTGCGGTCTGGAACCATGAGGATGGCGCCGGTGAAGGCGTAAAAGCGCTGAATGCTGCCATTAAAGCCGTCCAAAAATCTGAAACTTAATCCATTACCAAGCGTTGCTTTAAGATAGCATTGCTGGTAGCTTCCGCCCCCAATTTGAAGGGGAGGTTCGCCTCCTCGCCTATCATCCATATTAAGGTGCTCTTATGAGGCTTAACGGCAATGCAATCCGTCCCGGCAACATCATCGAACACAAAGATCGCCTGTGGATCGCGGTCAAAATTCAGCACACCCAACCCGGCAAGGGCGGTGCCTACCTTCAGGTGGAGCTGAAAGACATTCGCAATGGGACCAAACTAAACGAACGATTCCGGGCGTCAGAAAACGTGGAACGCGTCCGGCTTGATCAAAAAAAATATCAGTTCCTTTTTGCCGATGATTTGGGGTTCACCTTCATGGATACCGAAACCTATGATCAGATCACCATCGGTAAAAACCTGATTGGTGAGTCCGAAGCAGCCTTCTTGCAAGACGGCATGATGATTAATGTGGAAAGCCACGAAGGGGAACCCCTGAGCGTGGCTTTACCAGAACACATCACCATGGAAGTCACCGAAGCCGACCCCGTGATCAAAGGCCAGACAGCCACATCAAGCTACAAGCCCGCCCAGGTGGAAAACGGCGTGCGCGTTATGGTGCCACCCCATATTGAAGTGGGTATGCGCATTGTGATCGCCACCGCTGATGCCACCTATGTGGAACGGGCCAAGGACTAATTTAACCAATGACTATTAAATCCCCCCTGATTAACGTTATGGAACGTGCCGCCCGTATAGCGGGGCGCGGTCTCATTCATGATTTCGGCGAAATAGAACAGCTTCAGGTTTCCACCAAGGGGCCCGGAGATTTTGTTTCCAATGCTGACCTGAAAGCCGAAGCCACACTTAAGGAAGAATTGCACCGCGTGCGCCCCGATTTTTCCATGCTGATGGAAGAAGGCGGTGCCACCGAAGGCAACGACAGCGAACACTGCTGGATCGTTGATCCCCTTGATGGCACGCTAAACTTTCTCCATGGCATTCCTCATTTCTGTATTTCCATTGGTGTTGAACGGACCTGGCTTTCGGCGGGGCGCGAAATTTCTGAAATCGTTGCAGGACTGGTCTATGACCCGATCCACGATACGTCCTACTGGGCAGAAAAAGGCCAGGGCGCATACCTGAACGACCGCAGAATCAGGGTTTCCGGCAGGCGCACCCTTTCAAGCTCGGTTATTGCCTCAGGCCTGCCCGGTTTGGAACGCGGGGATCAAGCACTGTTTCTGGCAGAAAATGCGGCCCTCATGGGCCGGGTTGCGGGTATCAGGCAATTTGGATCAGCAGCCCTTGATCTTGCCTATGTCGCCGCAGGCTATTGCGATGGATTATGGCAAGATGCCCTGAAACCTTGGGATATGGCTGCAGGCATCCTGTTGGTGCGCGAAGCCGGTGGTTTCGTCACCGACTTTAAAGGCGGCGCAGACATGCTCAAATCAGGGACAATCCTTGGCGCAAATTCCCTGCTTCATGAAGAAATCCTGACCATCCTGACCGATGCCCGGGATCAAAAGAGCTAGACCCCCAAAAATCTAATTTCTGCGAAACCTCCAAGGCGGTTGTTCGTTCCACCATCGTTGGTCTATTCTATCGACAAATTGGGGTTCGGAATATTGTGAACACCAGATCGTGATCATGGGTAGCGTCACAAGGGGATTAATTGACCATGACGTCGACGGCCAAATTCAGTGTTTTAAGATTTTCTCGCTGTAAATCAAAACCGCGCTTGCACACCGTTTATACAATTCTGGCCCAGGCCTTTGTTGTGGCTTTTGTGATCGCGGCGTTCAATCAACCGTCAAACGCACAGACGATTATGCTGGGCAAGCCCGGCGGCGACCCGGTTATCGTGAACCTTTCCGTTCTTGGCGATCTTGAGCGCGGTACCAGCACAACAAAAGGTCTATTATTCCCGGGCAGCTCTCCCAGAGATGCGGGCCGGATCACCTTGTATCCGCCGGGACAAATGCCCCGCGCAAAACTGAAAAAGCCGCAACGTAAAATCCGCAAAGCCCGTAAAGCGGCCCGTAAAGCAACGCGCAAACCTGCCCAACGCAAATCGGTTTCTGCGCCTATCACGGCGCCCAAATTGGTCGGTCGGGGAAAAACAGCGACACTTGCCGATACACCACCCGTGACCCCGGCACCCCGCACCAATGTCACCAGCAAGCCGCTCATTAGCAAACCGATTGTAAAACAATCAAAGCCAGCCCCGAAAATGCCAGCCCCGAAGCAGGCAGCCCCGAAGCAGGCCGCCCCGAAGCAGGCCGCATCCCTTCCCAAATCGGGCTCCAGCCATCGTTTGGCGTTTGCTGCCGGCAGCGCAAGCCTGCCCAAAAAGAGCGTCCCTGACCTCAAGGCCATCGTTCAGGCCATGAAAAAGGATAATGCTTTGCGGCTGCAACTAAGAGCCTACGCTAAAGGCGGCGAGAACAAATCATCTCAGGCGCGGCGTCTTTCCCTAAGCCGCGCTTTGGCGGTTCGGTCTTTCCTTATTAAGGAAGGGGTCAGATCCACCCGCATTGATGTCCGCGCCCTTGGCGATAAAGTTCCCAGTGGCCCACCTGACAGGGTTGATCTTTCCGTGATCGCACGGTGACGTTTCAGTCTGCCCGATTGATGACACATTTAGGGCCAATAACGCCAACGACGCCAATAACAATGGTGCGACCAATACGAATGGTCCGATAAAAAGTATGATGGCATCGGGAACCCGGTAATGTTCAAACTGAAACCCTATCTTGTCCGCATGGCAGGTTTTGTTAGCGTTGTCGCTGTTCTGGCAGGCGTTCTATACCCATCTTTGTCAAAGGCCTTTATGGCCAATGCCCCCCTTAATGGGCTGATCCTCAGTGTCTTTCTGTTTGGCATTGTTTTTGTCTTCCGCCAGGTCTTCATCCTGCGCCGCGAAGCCGCCTGGATTGAAGCCACAAAAAATGCACGCGATGGCAGGGGGCATTCCAATGGCCGCAATAATGGCCTAGAGAGCATTCCCGAACCCAAACTTCTGGCCCCGGTGGCAACGCTTCTGGGGGACCCAACCGGAAGCCTGCGCCTGACGACGAGTTCCATGCGATCCCTGCTTGATTCCATTGATTCACGTCTTGATGAATCCCGGGCACTTTCGCGGTATCTAATTGGCCTTTTGATTTTTCTGGGCCTGTTGGGCACGTTCTGGGGTTTGTTGATTACCATTAATTCCGTTTCCGGAGTCATTGGTGGCCTCAACCTTGGCAATGGCGACATGGCGGCCGTGTTCACCCGATTAAAAGAAGGCCTGGCAGCACCGCTGACCGGCATGGGAACGGCATTTTCCTCCTCGCTCTTTGGCCTTGCAGGGTCTTTGGTCCTTGGCTTCCTTGATCTGCAATCGGGCCAAGCACAAAACCGTTTCTATAATGATTTTGAAGAATGGCTTTCCAGCCTGACGCGGCTTTCCGCACCCGGCCCCATGATCCAGGGCCAAGGCGATGGAACCATGCCCGATTACGTTCAGGCCCTGCTGGAGCAATCAGCGGAAGGCCTGAATTCACTGCAAAGCACACTGGCACGGGGGGAAGAAAGCCGCATCACCACCAACAATGCCGTGAACCAGCTTTCCGAAAAGCTTTCCACATTGACCGATCAGATGCGGTCCGAACAATCGCTTTTGGTCAAACTGGCCGAAAGCCAATTGGAACTGCAACCGCTTCTGGCACGGCTTTCAAATACACTGGATAAAGATAACAACGTTTTAGACGATGCCACCCGTGGGCACATTCGCAACATGGAAGTCTATCTGGCCCGATTGCTGGAAGAAGGATCATCGGGGCGCGCCCAAGCAGTGGATGAAATACGTTCTGAGATCAAAATCCTTTCCCGGACCATTGCCGCCGGCAAGGATTAGGCACCGGTCTCGCGCACCATGAGCACCTCCTCCCGCCGCCGCAGATCTTCTGCAAGCCCCGACATCTGGCCAGGATTCGTTGATGCGCTGGCGACGCTCTTGATGGTGATCATCTTCTTGCTGACCGTCTTTGTGTTGGCACAGTTTTTTCTTTCCGACCAGTTGGCCGGGCGCGACCAAGCGCTTCGACGGCTTGAAATCAACATCACCGAACTGTCCCAAATGCTGGCACTGGAACGCGAAGCCGGTGCTGAATTGCGTTCCACCGTCACCCGGTTATCTGGCGAATTACAATCTTCGAACACGAACCGTGATCAATTACGCCTTCGTCTCTCCCAGATGCAAGCCACGGCTGAACAGGCCGCACGGGATGCGCAAACGCTCAAAGACCAACTGGCATCGGCCCTGACAGAGGTCACCGCAGGCAAGGAAACCATCCGGCTCAGGCTTTTGGAAGTCGCCAGCCTGAAAGCGGATATCGAAAGTTTAAGGAATTTGCGCAAAAAACTGGAAACACAAGTTGGGCAAATGGCAGCGGATTTAAAAAATTCGGAAACCGAAGCCGGATTGTTGCGCGACCGCAGCAAAAAACTTGAAACCCGGCTGGCTGATTCTAATGAACGCACCCTTTTGGCACAAACAGACCTTAAAGCCCGGGACCTGCGCATTGAAACCCTGAGCGCACAAGAACTGGCCCAACGCAGCCAGGTTACCATTCTCAATGAACAGATCGCGGCACTTCGGAATAAACTGGCGCGCATATCAGAGGCGCTGAAAATTTCAGAAGCAGCCACAAAAGAACAAAAGATCCAGATCGTCAACCTTGGCAAACGCCTGAATGAAGCCTTGGTAAACAAGGTGGAAGAACTGGCACAGTATCGATCTGAATTTTTTGGCAAGCTAAGAAAAGTGCTGGGTGAAAAAAGCGGCATCCGCATTGTCGGAGACCGGTTTGTTTTCCAGTCTGAGGTCCTGTTCAGCAGCGGTGATGCGGCCCTGAACGATGCCGGAAAATCTCAAATCAAGAATCTGGCCCGCACCCTCAAGGACATTACGCCCAAAATTCCCGCAGGCATTGACTGGATATTGCGGGTTGATGGCCACACCGATGTCCGCCCCATCAAGACCCGAAAATTTCCCTCGAACTGGGAATTATCGACAGCGCGCGCGCTTTCAGTGGTGCGTTTTCTGATTAAGGAAGGCATCCCCCCCTTGCGTCTGGCGGCCACCGGGTTCGGCCCCTATCAGCCGCTTGTTGCGGGCACCGATCAAAAATCCTATCGCCGCAATCGCCGCATTGAACTGAAATTTACCCAGCGCTAGGCCCCGTCTTCTGCGCTACCGGTTTCTGCTTTATTAACACGGCCCCGATCACCATCAAATTGAAGTTCAGCCAAATGCCTGTAAAGCCCATCCTTTGCCATCAGTTCATCATGGCTGCCTGTGGCAACAATCCGGCCTTCATCCATGACCACAATTCGATCCGCCTCTAGTACCGTCGCAAGGCGATGAGCAATCACAATGGAGGTTCTGCCGACCATTAATTTTTCCAGGGCCGCCTGAACCAATCGT
The nucleotide sequence above comes from Rhodospirillales bacterium. Encoded proteins:
- a CDS encoding flagellar motor protein MotA is translated as MFKLKPYLVRMAGFVSVVAVLAGVLYPSLSKAFMANAPLNGLILSVFLFGIVFVFRQVFILRREAAWIEATKNARDGRGHSNGRNNGLESIPEPKLLAPVATLLGDPTGSLRLTTSSMRSLLDSIDSRLDESRALSRYLIGLLIFLGLLGTFWGLLITINSVSGVIGGLNLGNGDMAAVFTRLKEGLAAPLTGMGTAFSSSLFGLAGSLVLGFLDLQSGQAQNRFYNDFEEWLSSLTRLSAPGPMIQGQGDGTMPDYVQALLEQSAEGLNSLQSTLARGEESRITTNNAVNQLSEKLSTLTDQMRSEQSLLVKLAESQLELQPLLARLSNTLDKDNNVLDDATRGHIRNMEVYLARLLEEGSSGRAQAVDEIRSEIKILSRTIAAGKD
- a CDS encoding thiamine phosphate synthase → MPNTKTPKDSETRLYLITPERLDPDSFADTLAAALDGGDVACVQLRLKNIDDAAIIHAAKTLAPIAQSRDVAFILNDRADLAAQTGCDGVHIGQSDGSYKDARALMGDDAIIGVTCHDSRHLAMTAAEQGADYVAFGAFYPTTSKETTTHPEPDLLAWWTEMMEVPCVAIGGITADNCAPLIQAGADFIAVLSAVWNHEDGAGEGVKALNAAIKAVQKSET
- a CDS encoding class I fructose-bisphosphate aldolase encodes the protein MKVTQRVRKILGNYESDSPGTKANLARILMQGRLGGTGKLVILPVDQGFEHGPARSFAPNPDAYDPHYHFKLAIDAGLSAFAAPLGMIEAGADSFAGSIPTILKVNSSNSLSRFKENPDQAVTGSVSDALRLGCSAIGLTIYPSSDVAFDMMEEARELAEEAKAVGLAVVMWSYPRGGDLTKPGETAIDICAYAAHMAALLGAHIIKVKPPTEALELDAAKKVYEDRNIPRATLSERVAHVVQSSFAGRRLVVFSGGEAKGLDGLYDEVRAIRDGGGTGSIIGRNTFQRPRQEALDMLDQIVAIYQGKA
- a CDS encoding inositol monophosphatase — encoded protein: MTIKSPLINVMERAARIAGRGLIHDFGEIEQLQVSTKGPGDFVSNADLKAEATLKEELHRVRPDFSMLMEEGGATEGNDSEHCWIVDPLDGTLNFLHGIPHFCISIGVERTWLSAGREISEIVAGLVYDPIHDTSYWAEKGQGAYLNDRRIRVSGRRTLSSSVIASGLPGLERGDQALFLAENAALMGRVAGIRQFGSAALDLAYVAAGYCDGLWQDALKPWDMAAGILLVREAGGFVTDFKGGADMLKSGTILGANSLLHEEILTILTDARDQKS
- a CDS encoding YmdB family metallophosphoesterase — its product is MKFLYCGDIVGRSGRRVVVDHVPQLRKRLGLDFVVVNGENSASGFGITRKICDEFFDAGVDVITTGNHAFDQREIMGFMDSDGRILRPANYPPGTPGRGATVVKTADGKEVLIIQVMLRLFMEALDDPFRALEDALASHELGKSVDAIILDIHGEATSEKVAMGLVADGRVSMAVGSHSHVPTADSRILPNGTAYQTDAGMCGDYDSVIGMEKEEAIARFVTRLRRDRLSPALGAGTMCGVYVETDDVTGLATRVEPVRLGGKLSQVEPDLS
- a CDS encoding YebC/PmpR family DNA-binding transcriptional regulator; translated protein: MAGHSKFKNIMYRKGAQDAKRAKVFTKIGRELTVAARAGPDPEFNAALRSAIVVAKAANMPKDNIERAIKRGSGGEDGVVYDEITYEGYGPGGVALIVKTLTENRNRTAAEVRTAFSKHGGNMGETGSVAFQFSRVGAINYGADVGDVDTVFEAALEAGAQDVESGDEGHEIITAVEDFAIVSEALEAKFGAALSAGLTWKPQNTVEVNVEKAQTLMTLIEVLEDNDDVQSVASNLEVSDEIMEQLGG
- the efp gene encoding elongation factor P, with the translated sequence MRLNGNAIRPGNIIEHKDRLWIAVKIQHTQPGKGGAYLQVELKDIRNGTKLNERFRASENVERVRLDQKKYQFLFADDLGFTFMDTETYDQITIGKNLIGESEAAFLQDGMMINVESHEGEPLSVALPEHITMEVTEADPVIKGQTATSSYKPAQVENGVRVMVPPHIEVGMRIVIATADATYVERAKD
- a CDS encoding cell division protein ZapA translates to MAHVEVKINGRGYEIACDNGQEEHVAELGDFLDRKVAELAVRIGQVGDSRLLVMAALLIADELSDSYDEISQLREGNPAASVDKTANTKAADGFTLLAQRIEDIAEHLEHA
- a CDS encoding 5-formyltetrahydrofolate cyclo-ligase, which encodes MPGTNPPPDSKAHLRQIARDARRGAFLRFADRMGVILTANFMARFSLGPDQVIAGYWPVDEEADTRALMTALAERGHIVALPKVVRTGVPLRFIEWQPGDPLHPGYKGILEPDGAGRDVSPDTILVPLLGFDATGTRLGYGGGFYDRTLGALRKSKRDTGKKCQAIGIAYSAQEVDSLPRADHDEPLDWVVTETGSRALSGSKQTRAQGDSV
- a CDS encoding OmpA family protein, with protein sequence MTSTAKFSVLRFSRCKSKPRLHTVYTILAQAFVVAFVIAAFNQPSNAQTIMLGKPGGDPVIVNLSVLGDLERGTSTTKGLLFPGSSPRDAGRITLYPPGQMPRAKLKKPQRKIRKARKAARKATRKPAQRKSVSAPITAPKLVGRGKTATLADTPPVTPAPRTNVTSKPLISKPIVKQSKPAPKMPAPKQAAPKQAAPKQAASLPKSGSSHRLAFAAGSASLPKKSVPDLKAIVQAMKKDNALRLQLRAYAKGGENKSSQARRLSLSRALAVRSFLIKEGVRSTRIDVRALGDKVPSGPPDRVDLSVIAR
- a CDS encoding peptidoglycan -binding protein — encoded protein: MSTSSRRRRSSASPDIWPGFVDALATLLMVIIFLLTVFVLAQFFLSDQLAGRDQALRRLEINITELSQMLALEREAGAELRSTVTRLSGELQSSNTNRDQLRLRLSQMQATAEQAARDAQTLKDQLASALTEVTAGKETIRLRLLEVASLKADIESLRNLRKKLETQVGQMAADLKNSETEAGLLRDRSKKLETRLADSNERTLLAQTDLKARDLRIETLSAQELAQRSQVTILNEQIAALRNKLARISEALKISEAATKEQKIQIVNLGKRLNEALVNKVEELAQYRSEFFGKLRKVLGEKSGIRIVGDRFVFQSEVLFSSGDAALNDAGKSQIKNLARTLKDITPKIPAGIDWILRVDGHTDVRPIKTRKFPSNWELSTARALSVVRFLIKEGIPPLRLAATGFGPYQPLVAGTDQKSYRRNRRIELKFTQR